From the genome of Manduca sexta isolate Smith_Timp_Sample1 chromosome 14, JHU_Msex_v1.0, whole genome shotgun sequence, one region includes:
- the LOC115442911 gene encoding transforming growth factor beta-1-induced transcript 1 protein, whose protein sequence is MSTKEEPAICNSCHAVIQGRILTALNKKWHPEHFTCNTCRKPIDSAKFHEHNGSVHCVPCFTNHHSPRCHGCGEPITDRVIQALGVSWHSHHFICGGCRKELGGGGFMEQAGRPYCSSCYADKFAARCKGCGSPIVDKAIVALNAKWHRDCFTCMKCRNPVTDSTFSVMDNKPLCGKCA, encoded by the exons TCTACAAAGGAAGAGCCAGCGATTTGCAACAGCTGCCATGCTGTCATCCAGGGCAGA ATCCTGACAGCGCTGAACAAGAAGTGGCACCCGGAGCACTTCACGTGCAACACGTGCCGCAAGCCGATCGACAGCGCCAAGTTCCACGAGCACAACGGCAGCGTGCACTGCGTGCCGTGCTTTACCAACCACCACAGCCCACGCTGCCACGGCTGCGGGGAGCCCATCACTGAC CGCGTGATCCAAGCGCTCGGCGTGTCCTGGCATTCGCACCACTTCATCTGCGGCGGCTGCAGGAAGGAGCTCGGAGGCGGTGGCTTCATGGAGCAG GCTGGCCGTCCCTATTGCTCATCGTGCTATGCTGACAAGTTCGCTGCTCGCTGCAAGGGTTGTGGCTCGCCCATCGTCGACAAAGCGATCGTCGCGCTCAATGCCAAGTGGCATCGCGACTGCTTCACTTGCAtg AAATGCAGAAACCCAGTGACTGACTCGACGTTCTCCGTGATGGACAACAAACCACTCTGCGGCAAATGCGCTTAA